The Solenopsis invicta isolate M01_SB chromosome 1, UNIL_Sinv_3.0, whole genome shotgun sequence DNA segment ttacatattttaatcgAAAGTCAAATCGATGTCCCATTGCAGGCAccacataatatttatgataaatgtttataaatattcagaatcattatttttttaaatatcaagataaatattttatagatattttgaatatacaaaggaaaaaagatcataaaatctttattcaacatgttattaaaatatagcctacatattttatacaatatttatggtaagtaaaaaaaataaaaatttataatatgacattttataaatattttataaatatttgtatgtgatacaataaatgtgtataataaatctttaaattatgacatcttcaatttaatatcatagaaatgtttatgaaatattttgatagatagttataaaataattattataaatatcttgtaaactttttataaatattgtgtgctatctgggatatcTATTACGTAACGTTATTCTAAGACGCAgcaaaattgttgaaaaaacgTTGCCTTTTTGACCAGATTTtaagattaatcaaaattacaatGCTGCTCTATTCTGTAACttctttaatagtttcgttatTGTTATTACGCATTTTTTAccatatattatacttatttatacaATGACGAAACTGTTTATAACGAAACTAACGTCGAGAGTTATAGAATAGACCAGCAGGAATATAATGCATCATACACAATGCTCAATGTGGAGCTTCGCTTAATAAGTAAGCCaatcttttgttaaaataatcataatagtAAGATGTGATGTTCtaatgtaaaaaatagaaattgattcaatttcaaagaaaaaaaaaaatctaaaatttctaTGGTAAAAgggataaatattaatataaaatcaactttaaaaaaaaatcaattttttaatttctttgaaaagtaATTAAGTAATATATGATATTCCAGTAATGCAATTCTGTGGCTAACATTTATGAATACTGATCACAGCCAGAATTCATTAGcattttaagatattacttaaaacagtcttaaaataaaatttaattgttaatgcCGCGCTCATAgttgtcttaaaaaaaaattacgtaattttgttttgcaatatgtaattacatttttttttgtttaaagggCAAACAATATTTGTACATCAATTGATTTATCACATTATTCCgtgcataaaagtattaaggtttatgcatacatttatttaaaaaaatgaatagtttatgaatttttttatattttatgtcaaaatatgccagaataaagaaatctcgtaaaatattgatttttcgataactttaccttataatatttttatatatagaataaatggagaaatgttacataaaaaaatcatataaatccattaaaaaaaaatcatgaccTTTATGAGAcctaaaaaatcaatttttttcaaaattgatttcACAATTGTTCTTTTTCAGATcttacaacttttgtttgaaacatttttttttaatgctttctATTCAAGATTATTTCACTATTCtcattaaaatgggacactcGCATTATAAAAAACAGATTAAGAGAATTGGGTCAGAATGTCAGAAAGAGCAGTTGTGAGAAAGAGATCCATTAAATAGGAGTAAGTTTAAtcatatatatagttatacgaatgatttcgagaaaaaaattaagaaaacatttttttatctttaaagtaACGTGAATAGCTAttgtaataaaagatttaatattatacgaattgtaaaaatatatgatattcaGCCAGTTGCCAAAAAATCATCTGAAAGtataattttgagaatattagagagtaatttaaaaattttacaacaataaCAATTGTGACGGATAACAATTGTGCATGATTCTACgaaattatacttattttctcATGTGAGCCTCTCACATTTTTACGACAAAGAAAATCGCGCCGTAAAGTTGTGAAAAACATTTTCGTAACTAAATGCGACACGTTTAAGTTGCACAAACGATATCTTCACGTGCGTCGTTCGTGATCAGCGACGAAATGTCGATCATGTCTGATGCAAATGTAATGATGtaaccaaattaattttttaaatgagccAATCAATCTGCGATATATTAAACGAGTTCGACACTTTGGGGTCTATACTTTCGAAATGCGTTAGAATGATATGTAACAATCacgattttaataaacattagtGTCTCATTTAAGAAAAGATTGGCTATTTAGGgtttcagaaaaatatatttcaaagttGCATGCTCTGAAGGgaaacaaataatgaaaaattaactttcgaaaaaattgatgttttaaAGTCATATGAAAGTTATggccatttttttaaattaaattgttttcttttacagtttttctaattattttgcatgTATAAATTAAGACaaagttataaagaaattgataatttacgaaatattttatgtcgAAATATATGTTAGCAGTCAAAATaagatataagaataaaatatttcatttattgattTTCTGGTGACCCTACCGAAAAGAagtaattaagaataaaaaacatatataaaatctattaaaatttttcaaaattttagtagTATTGGCGATTAACGAAATGAATCCTATTTTATTACTAACAGGCACGTTACTGAAGCCGCATTTGACGCGCATGCGCGAAAGAACCGGACGTGTCTACCTGTATAGAGAGTCTTCGCCTTCTTTCCGAATTTTCCGATTTGGTTCGGTGATTCGTGTGTACGTGTAGGATTTGTGCGGGTGTGTCATCGGTCATCTGATAACGCGTAGTGTTACTTGTGAGAAACAGATAATTTGTGCGAGACGAGAGACAACGAGACGAGGATCGCGATATGGTGAATCTTCATACTGTGCTACGAATTAACGACACGCGTGATGCCGTAGCAATGGCTTGATTATCACTGTTCTCTTTTGTTTTGTCTACAGATGCAATTTATGCTACTATTCAGCCGCCAAGGGAAGCTTCGTTTACAGAAATGGTACGTCGCGCATCCGGACAAGCTGAAAAAGAAGATCACGCGTGAATTAATTACCACGATACTCGCACGAAAACCAAAAATGTCGAGTTTCTTGGAATGGAAGGATGTTAAGGTTGTTTACAAAAGGTACGGAGCTGatcaatgatataataattcgCTGAGGACTAGTCTTTTGTTAATTCCGAttagtttagaaaaaaattagccgattaaatttaattaccaaCTGTAAAACTTGAAACATCCATAAcctagtttttttatttattttaattaaatgattattatttaataataaaattgtataattccaatattatgttttacataaattatatagaaaatagacaaaataatcattaattttaagtcttattgataatttataaatttggacAATTTTCAAGTTAATTGGAGTTAGTAAGACTAGTCCCAAAAGTAATTTTGACTAAACTTTAACTAACTTAATCTGTGATTAACTTATCGAGTATTGAATGTATCattttaacatagataaaaatattaaatcattgttATTTAACATATGGAAGAAAATATTAGGGATAAAGAATTATATGGAAGTGCTTTGCTCTCTCTTTTGACAATTTTGTTGTGTCACatggataaaataattaacgattAATTAACATAGATATAAATACCcagtaaaactttatttctattaaattatcaatcAGTTTTGTCAAAGTTGTCCTGATTTGTAATGTCGCGTTTTACAATGCGattgtaaaagatttttctttatgCCTGTAAAAAAACTCTTTGGATTTATGCTTACAGATACGCAAGCTTATATTTTTGCTGTGCAATTGAGCAAAATGACAATGAATTGCTGACACTGGAGATTATACATCGATATGTTGAATTATTGGATAAGTATTTTGGCAGCGTgagtattatattattgaaataatatatttataaggtatttttttaaatttgtcgtttaaaatatattataatttattattgataatatatttataggtATGCGAGTTggatataattttcaattttgaaaaggcATACTTTATCTTAGACGAATTGCTTGTCGGTGGGGAGATTCAAGAAActagcaaaaaaaatgtattgaaagCCATTGCTGCCCAGGACCTGTTACAGGAGGTTAGTTACGGGGATGTACCCCTTGAATTGTAACAtgtcttaatttattaatagcaCACAAAGGTTGTACACATGTTGTTTTCTTTTATAGTCAGTTTTTTGactataaaagtatttttagatCGTTTTATTTTGCTATTGTTTACATTTAATGCATATTTAATCAGCTACCTAGCAAAACTATCCATAGATAGAAAGTAcaaatgaaaatgttatatttgCATTTGCATAATATTTAGTCAACGTTTACCAATTACGTTAAAACGATCTATACGCTATTACTCCTTCTTGCCAGTCATGTGTCGTTTTGACTAAACGAACATAATATCGCAGGAGTCCATCTtgtataaaatctatttaaactAGATGAAATTATACAATGAAATTGCTtttcattttctaattttaattttttgcattaatttaatattttgtttttataacaatcagcatgtaaaatatacaatattgaaacattttttttacatataatcgGCTTTAACCATTATCTTGAACATTTTCATTTAACATCTAGTGATAATAGATTTATACGAATACATAAATGAATACTTACAAGATGCATGAAGgcatttaaagatattaataattgtttctttaCGTGAAGCAATTCGAATTTCCTAGCTTTAGTATTGCCTGTCTTCTTGCATAATCACAATGTACATATTATATCTATCTATAAATAGATGAGCTTTCTTCTTTGTTGATAGTTTGTGTTGTAATATTTGATGTTGCACGTTGTGATCGAACGATATCTAGCTTTTGCATTCGCATTGATACTACTccgtacatataaaaaatattgctcgtatgatatatatattcacAATTTAGCGCTATGCGTTTACAAGTTATTTCACATGTGCTGTTTTATATAACAGAATATGACGAAACCTGATAACTTTTAATATTCcgtaatattgttttttacgttacatattataaatattactacagACATTGGGATATATTTTCAAAAGCAATAACTTTCTTATGTCAAGTTTTTGATCTCTCTTTCCTTGTCCAAGGGCCTCTGTTATAAATATAGCACTCAActtttctatacattttaactgttttttttttttaagcatgaGCAAATATATCGTCTGCATTGTAATGTCATATATCGATGATAGAAAATTGTAAGATAacaagtttaaatattaaatattaaaagttgttATAGGCAATCTTGCGTGCGTAAACGCTTATATACGCTTCTCGTTTGATCTTTATAAATGAGTTTGTATAGTActttattgttaacattttaattattgacaATATTAAGTGTTTATGCAGTATTTATACTAGCGAATACTATTTGGTAATATTGTTGCGTAATTTATATGACctgaaaagatattttttgaagtttacattatttttcttataaacgtATAAGAAACGTTGACCACTTTTAGGTTTttgataattgtaattttgataagtgtaatttaaatcaaggaatatacatatagtacaaaagaaaatatttaatatctgctgaaagataatttttattcaactcAGTAGAATGTAAAGAGTTTACAGTCAATTCTATTTATTGATgatgctaaattttttaacctATGTGCTATgaaatttttctgtatatatttttatgctcAGGTAATTGTGTGTCTCGGGTGCTTAGAAATTGTTGACTCGCAAAAAGAGACGcggtctctctcgctgcgcATTTACTTGGCGCGAGACTCTACTGTGTTTCTTGATATatgatatttcaaattttgtacaaagatcttatgtaaaatatactgcaaaaaaaattgatagatCAAAACGAGATGTTCTAAATTGGTGATATaagcaaatatataaaatgaaagttgaagataatttaaattttatttaaagtatgcacgttattcgaaatttttttaaatgtaatgagTGAAAAATATTCTTCACTGTTATTTCATTCATTTTGCCATTTGAATAGCTCAATtgattaatttgtatattaagaatatatatattgttttcagTATATATGCCATTGATTTGATTAGAATAATATAGAGTATCATTATTCATTCTAGTCtattattagcttttttaaataaaaaattactaaaagaaataagagtcatgctttatattaaaaaatttttctaattaaaaaaatataatctataatttaatttaaaaagtaaatacttTTTGCCTTATTTGTCGTTATATTGTTCTGtatgtatattacaaatttaaatattaacattttttaaaaatttgatagattGTTAAGGTATTTTTTCACCATTCTTATTAATGGTTAATAAATTAtgacaaaaagttttgtcataatttattaagtttttaaagtatataatttaactAAAGTCATGAACAattgagaaatattaattaaataaaagtattaatacatactgtatttatgaataatacgtacttaaatattgcatacaaatacaaatattaaatattacatacaaatacaaatattaattattacatacaaatttaaGAAAGAAATCAGGCATAATCTGAAtacaacatataataaattctttgtaaGATACGTTATTTAAACGATAAAACAGAAGTTTCTGTAGGACGAGCTTATAAAATAGTGCATAATATCCCATTgtattatataagttattttcaatattaaaattgcgTTTGAATTGTTGAAACTGTATATGTATTGGTTTAAAGAAAACCATGTGCATGTGATGTTGACAGAATGAtgattaaatattctaaaaccGAATTAAGAAGTGTTACTAATAATTAGATTGCGGATTTGCTCAATCGGTTCGCTAAGGTATTGACGACAGTCATTGTGCGCGGCAAAATGTGAAAGCGGGAAGTATAAGAAGTGTGGATGCAGTAAAGAGAAAGGTATTGCCGGGCATATCGGCTGTTGAAAACCAAGCGATTAAATCAGACGAGCTAATTCGCAAACTGCTATTAACTGCCATATGACTATATGTTTATCAGATTCGTACGAAAGCATGACACCAATGCAATGATTTATGCACTTGTACCATTTTTCATATAGgtaaaaaaaacgcattaaCGTATTGCcatatcaatatattataaattttttttattcaaatttattatagattaatcAGTTATTTCATAGATTACGATAGTGAGATAATAGAATTAGGATAAATGAGAAGTGTATTACGTATATGTTTGCCGTTTATAAATAGAATGTTGATATGTGTACATGTATGCCttcaaaatctaataaatatttttaaacaattgtattcattttgtaacatttgtctcgtatattttgttttctaaatAATGTATCACTTAGTTTTACTTTTCACGGAAatatcaaatttcaaaaaaaattttacgcaattttattaataatattattaattcttttacacaGGATAAGGCATTTAAACTGTGgctgtaattttataataattgatttttttttaaatattgattcttggaaaaaaaatgttataagtaaaagctataaaatttaaagttgttGCAATTAGATGCATTGTCATTGTAATTAATAACTTGTATCTGTCgagaaaaatcattttatatgcACAATTTTGTCTAAacaaaataagacaaaaatgacaacggaatattatttttataatacataattatatttataataacattgctgaaattttgaaaacatttaaaataaacgtGGCTTAAAAAGAatactatttttgtatatacgtaaagaattgataatataatatttaaatgttgatATTGCACAGTATAACATCGTGTTAAGCCCACGGTAAATAGGGATAAAGTAGAAGTTTAGCGAAGACTAGTTAGTTTTTCTTTGTTTGTTGTGGAAGGATGAAGCTGTGGAAGGTGCTCTGCGGGAGATAGGGCTTTTATAGGTACCCTATTGTTTGCATGAGCTTCACGGACAGAGTATCGACCCACATGATCGACCGAAAAACAAGAAAAGGCTTACCCGCTGCATGATGCCATTACAACTCtactatataaatacataaattttcaagTCAACTTTACTAGTCATATACGAGATGTTTGAGGTGtcgtgcatttttttttcaatgatgaCTAGAAGATTAATTGATAAGAATATTCAATTGTACAtcaatgttttttcttttttaatttttaatagaatgtaACGTGGCAATTTAAAATTCTGTCAACAAGCATTGCtgcttattaaattaaagaaaatatgaaaagttttttatatatttgacaaatgtctttatgaaaattgattatttgCTTATAATTCATAAACTTGTTGCTTtcgaaataaatgtaaaaatattctttttaatattagtttttaataattgcaattgACAGAAAGTGCACGGTGCCTGGAGCACTCTCTGTGtatgttacaatatatttttatattgaaaaaaattcttacataTAGAAAAAATTGTCATGTTACTAACCAAAGGCTGAACTATGGTTCTTAATCATAACTTTTAACATACGTATT contains these protein-coding regions:
- the LOC105203644 gene encoding AP-1 complex subunit sigma-2 isoform X1 yields the protein MMQFMLLFSRQGKLRLQKWYVAHPDKLKKKITRELITTILARKPKMSSFLEWKDVKVVYKRYASLYFCCAIEQNDNELLTLEIIHRYVELLDKYFGSVCELDIIFNFEKAYFILDELLVGGEIQETSKKNVLKAIAAQDLLQEEETPQGFFEDHGLG
- the LOC105203644 gene encoding AP-1 complex subunit sigma-2 isoform X2, encoding MMQFMLLFSRQGKLRLQKWYVAHPDKLKKKITRELITTILARKPKMSSFLEWKDVKVVYKRYASLYFCCAIEQNDNELLTLEIIHRYVELLDKYFGSVCELDIIFNFEKAYFILDELLVGGEIQETSKKNVLKAIAAQDLLQEDEAVEGALREIGLL